In Etheostoma cragini isolate CJK2018 chromosome 9, CSU_Ecrag_1.0, whole genome shotgun sequence, the following are encoded in one genomic region:
- the LOC117950831 gene encoding collagen alpha-1(XV) chain-like — MQGAVVVALLLLSCDTNQQMIFVSGDPTAAEQNCRDNSSTCLALTDTQEVAFIDEVTLQPRIRVSSRPENPPQDTTLQAGPSALTPRQDAVSSTSPLKLHLEPEDVDTKAAVKTHADTDTKTIGSTNEEKGKEVNKGEDTKPQPFSLAGNEKFSNVHPDILGTKEPWRNGGRHQPFVKAKEKSSTSEASVLDSIEIISSLNVQSENPTAPSVLSRDAETASTETSFSNGPRFATRSTLISSPITESRFVSSSVYPSSDGGITEAQQEVWPLVFKSPVSVDPLAKLSSQTEGNAVPQKEPAPNLTVLTPTQQSREALSTMSTEDETENVAVSEIKEKENMQDRLQTVYPQTGTLPHQKNSGGEQGSGTETDEEDLEEDKEVQRHAEMGKESYDNVTDMFKDYNQTSPNRISKFSTEDVFIQSETEPPQQPVKAANQPPTYTATHHRAELRPGIRGQRKKKIYKKLISSWPGNPGPQGMPGPQGRPGQDGTPGEDANPGPAGLPGEQGPQGYRGDKGSKGELGEWGYHGESGPQGNSGQKGDKGNKGVRGVGGVPGYIGPPGSRGPRGSLGSSGAPVSVRQLTG; from the exons ATGCAGGGTGCTGTGGTGGTGGCGCTACTGCTACTGAGCTGC gacACCAACCAGCAGATGATCTTTGTCTCAGGAGATCCAACAGCAGCGGAGCAGAACTGTCGAGATAACAGCAGCACTTGCTTAGCcctaacagacacacag GAGGTTGCATTTATAGATGAGGTGACCCTTCAGCCCAGGATCAGAGTATCATCCAGACCAGAAAATCCCCCTCAAGACACAACTCTACAGGCTGGTCCCTCTGCACTGACACCCAGACAGGATGCAGTGAGCAGCACTTCCCCTCTGAAGTTACATCTGGAGCCAGAGGATGTAGACACCAAAGCTGCAGTGAAAACCCACGCTGACACAGACACTAAGACTATAGGCTCAACCAATGAAGAAAAGGGTAAGGAAGTGAATAAAGGTGAAGATACCAAACCACAGCCATTCTCTCTGGCTGGAAATGAGAAGTTTTCTAATGTGCACCCTGACATATTAGGGACAAAGGAACCTTGGAGGAATGGAGGAAGGCATCAACCGTTTGTTAAAGCAAAGGAGAAGTCCAGCACAAGTGAAGCATCAGTCTTGGATAGTATTGAGATAATTTCAAGCCTTAATGTTCAATCTGAGAACCCCACAGCTCCAAGTGTCTTATCAAGAGATGCAGAAACTGCAAGTACAGAAACATCTTTCTCCAATGGGCCACGGTTTGCTACTAGATCTACTCTTATCTCGAGCCCCATCACAGAATCAAGGTTTGTCAGTTCCAGCGTCTACCCATCATCTGATGGAGGAATAACAGAGGCACAACAGGAGGTATGGCCACTAGTCTTTAAATCTCCAGTTTCAGTGGACCCATTAGCTAAACTCTCAAGTCAGACAGAAGGAAATGCTGTACCTCAGAAAGAGCCAGCTCCAAACCTGACTGTTTTAACTCCCACACAACAAAGTAGAGAAGCATTAAGTACTATGAGCACTGAGGATGAGACGGAAAATGTTGCAGTCAgtgagataaaagaaaaagagaatatGCAGGACAGGTTGCAAACTGTTTATCCCCAAACAGGAACTTTACCACACCAAAAAAATTCAGGTGGAGAGCAGGGGAGtgggacagagacagatgaagaAGATTTAGAGGAGGATAAGGAAGTGCAAAGACATGCAGAGATGGGAAAAGAAAGTTATGATAATGTCACTGACATGTTTAAAGATTATAATCAGACCTCACCTAATCGGATCTCCAAGTTCAGCACTGAAGACGTATTCATCCAATCAGAGACTGAACCCCCACAGCAGCCTGTTAAAGCAGCCAATCAGCCGCCTACATACACAGCCACACATCACCGGGCAGAATTAAGACCTGGGATCAGAGGTCAAAGG AAAAAGAAGATCTATAAAAAGTTGATTTCTTCCTGGCCG gGCAATCCTGGACCACAAGGTATGCCGGGTCCCCAGGGCCGACCTGGGCAAGACGGGACCCCAGGAGAGGACGCTAATCCCGGCCCCGCTGGCTTACCTGGAGAACAG GGTCCCCAAGGCTACAGGGGAGATAAGGGCAGCAAAGGGGAGCTGGGTGAGTGG GGTTATCATGGGGAGTCTGGACCTCAGGGAAATAGtggacaaaaaggagacaag GGAAATAAAGGAGTCAGAGGCGTCGGTGGTGTCCCTGGCTACATA GGACCGCCTGGATCCAGGGGTCCTCGTGGTTCTCTAGGATCATCAGGAGCACCGGTCAGTGTCAGACAGCTCACTGGGTGA